One genomic region from Amaranthus tricolor cultivar Red isolate AtriRed21 chromosome 12, ASM2621246v1, whole genome shotgun sequence encodes:
- the LOC130828659 gene encoding uncharacterized protein LOC130828659 has translation MQQHQAQQKLFESQLAQLANLPLPTLFPSNPQPNPSTPPLSPNTLNSNPNNHTCKAIFLISGTSYPTPVEATSDDFGEGSSKGNDLLGNVEEGCENKNNVEKEKKVLDQEERWKEIQERKAYERLHAPPLPFPYKAVGKQLQAQFLKFLEHMRKLKMKIPFLKAMEQMPQYTKYLKTLLGNKKRLKSKLFNVPKQVSAIIQGTWAKKEKARGPFVLPITLGKLSFKGALADLGASISLMPMSIAKQLTFELKPSRKTIQLAYQSFKIPCGEFEDLPIQAGNIVVPCDFVVLDIVEDPCTPFILRRDALKTLGAVIDCE, from the exons atgCAACAACATCAAGCCCAACAGAAGTTGTTTGAGTCCCAACTTGCTCAATTAGCCAACCTACCTCTACCAACTTTATTCCCATCCAACCCTCAACCCAACCCATCCACCCCACCTCTATCTCCTAACACCCTAAACTCTAACCCTAACAACCATACATGCAAGGCAATCTTCCTTATATCGGGGACTTCCTATCCTACTCCAGTTGAGGCTACAAGCGATGATTTTGGGGAAGGTTCTTCAAAGGGTAACGATCTACTT GGTAACGTTGAAGAAGGATGTGAGAACAAGAACAATGTTGAGAAAGAGAAGAAAGTGTTGGATCAAGAAGAGAGATGGAAGGAAATCCAAGAGAGAAAGGCTTATGAGCGTCTGCATGCCCCACCGCTACCTTTTCCATACAAAGCGGTGGGAAAACAATTGCAAGCCCAGTTTCTAAAATTTCTTGAGCATATGAGGAAACTTAAGATGAAGATCCCATTCTTAAAGGCCATGGAGCAAATGCCTCAATATACCAAGTACTTGAAGACTCTCTTGGGGAACAAAAAGAGGCTTAAGAGCAAACTTTTCAATGTACCAAAGCAAGTAAGTGCCATCATCCAAGGCACATGGGCCAAAAAGGAAAAGGCTCGAGGACCCTTTGTGCTCCCAATCACTCTTGGGAAACTCAGTTTTAAGGGAGCACTCGCTGATTTAGGGGCCTCGATTAGCCTCATGCCGATGTCTATTGCCAAGCAACTCACTTTTGAGCTCAAGCCATCAAGAAAAACCATCCAACTCGCCTACCAAAGTTTTAAGATACCATGTGGGGAGTTCGAGGATCTACCTATTCAAGCGGGAAACATCGTGGTCCCATGCGATTTTGTTGTGCTAGACATTGTAGAGGATCCCTGTACTCCCTTCATTCTTAGGAGAGATGCTTTGAAGACCTTGGGTGCCGTCATTGATTGTGAATAA